Proteins from a genomic interval of Labeo rohita strain BAU-BD-2019 unplaced genomic scaffold, IGBB_LRoh.1.0 scaffold_254, whole genome shotgun sequence:
- the LOC127159828 gene encoding paramyosin — translation MELVSVNKHDNHETCSKYNEMGLDRDEDIYPNQTEARAQNRGLSVGNKCLVLSTVCFGLTCIFLVAAIVVLYIKLTAEREVQATHMLQSGSKFQTEKDQLQNSFNSLSQKNLQLETRINDLIAQKKQLQSNFSSLSQRDLELETRIKDCIAEQSQLETRVKELTAEKSQLQSNFKSLSQKKLELETRVNDLTTEKEQIQISFDSSSQNKLELENRVKDLTAGKSRLETRVNDLTAEKSQLERIVNNLTAEKSQTQSNFKSLSQKKLELETTLDDLTAEKSQLQINFNSLSQKKLELESRVKDLTAEKSQLERRVNNLTAEKSQIQSNFKSLSQKKLELETRVNDLTAEKSQLESRVNNLTAEKSQIQSNFKSLSQKKLELETRVNNLTTEKSQIQRSFDSSSQKKLELETKVKNLTAEKRQLENIVKDFTVGKSRLETSLNDLTAEKSQLQSNFNTLSQKKLELETRVNDLTAEKSQLETRVNDLTAEKSRLETRVNDLTAEKSRLETRVNDLTAEKSQLETRVNDLTAEKSRLETRVNDLTAGKSRLETRVNDLTAEKSRLETRVNDLTAEKSRLETRVNDLTAGKSRLETRVNDLTAEKSQLQSNFNTLRQKKLELETRVNDLTAGKSRLETSLNNLTAEKSQLQSNFNTLSQKKQELETRVNDLTAGKSRLETSLNNLTAEKSQLQSNFNTLSQKKLELETRVNDLTAEKNQLQNSFNSLSQKKRELETELKKLSEQATGFLFMSAEAKSWSDSRQYCRDRGGDLVIIKSEEKQRAISSLVSETVWIGLSDREYEGYMYWVDDSPLYRGFWLNGEPNDQAGNEDCIELIPSHPVLNNWNDFPCSGKRKGVCEK, via the exons ATGGAACTAGTGAGTGTTAATAAACATGATAACCATGAGACCTGCAGCAAGTACAATGAGATGGGACTGGACAGAGATGAAGATATTTATCCAAATCAGACTGAAGCAAGAGCTCAAAACA GAGGTTTGTCAGTAGGAAACAAGTGTCTTGTGTTGAGCACTGTGTGCTTTGGCCTCACATGCATTTTCCTGGTGGCTGCCATTGTAGTACTGTATATCAAGCTTACGGCAGAGAGAGAAGTACAGGCTACACACATGTTACAGTCTGGTTCAAAATTTCAAACAGAGAAAGATCAGTTGCAGAACAGCTTCAACTCTTTGAGTCAGAAGAACCTGCAACTGGAGACCAGAATCAATGATCTCATTGCACAGAAAAAACAGTTACAGAGCAACTTCAGTTCTTTAAGTCAGAGGGATCTGGAACTTGAGACCAGAATCAAAGATTGCATTGCTGAACAAAGCCAGTTGGAGACCAGAGTCAAAGAACTCACTGCTGAGAAGAGCCAGTTACAGAGCAACTTCAAGTCTTTAAGTCAAAAGAAACTGGAGCTGGAGACCAGAGTAAATGATCTGACTACAGAGAAAGAGCAGATACAAATAAGCTTTGACTCTTCAAGTCAGAACAAACTGGAGCTGGAGAACAGAGTCAAAGACCTCACTGCTGGGAAAAGCCGGCTGGAGACCAGAGTCAATGATCTCACTGCTGAGAAGAGCCAGTTGGAGAGAATAGTCAATAATCTCACTGCTGAGAAGAGCCAGACACAGAGCAACTTCAAGTCTTTAAGTCAGAAGAAACTGGAGCTGGAGACCACTCTCGATGATCTCACTGCTGAGAAAAGCCAGTTACAGATAAACTTTAACTCTTTAAGTCAGAAGAAACTGGAGCTGGAGAGCAGAGTCAAAGATCTCACTGCTGAGAAGAGCCAGTTGGAGAGAAGAGTCAATAATCTTACTGCTGAGAAGAGCCAGATACAGAGCAACTTCAAGTCTTTAAGTCAGAAGAAACTGGAGCTGGAGACCAGAGTCAATGATCTCACTGCTGAGAAGAGCCAGTTGGAGAGCAGAGTCAATAATCTCACTGCTGAGAAGAGCCAGATACAGAGCAACTTCAAGTCTTTAAGTCAGAAGAAACTGGAGCTGGAGACCAGAGTAAATAACCTCACTACAGAGAAAAGCCAGATACAAAGAAGTTTTGACTCTTCAAGTCAGAAAAAACTGGAGCTGGAGACTAAAGTAAAAAATCTCACTGCTGAGAAGAGGCAGTTGGAGAATATTGTTAAAGACTTCACTGTTGGGAAAAGCCGGTTGGAGACCAGTCTCAACGATCTAACTGCTGAGAAAAGCCAGTTACAGAGCAACTTCAATACTTTAAGTCAAAAGAAACTGGAGCTGGAGACCAGAGTCAATGATCTCACTGCTGAGAAGAGCCAGTTGGAGACCAGAGTCAATGATCTCACTGCTGAGAAAAGCCGGTTGGAGACCAGAGTCAATGATCTCACTGCTGAGAAAAGCCGGTTGGAGACCAGAGTCAATGATCTCACTGCTGAGAAGAGCCAGTTGGAGACCAGAGTCAATGATCTCACTGCTGAGAAAAGCCGGTTGGAGACCAGAGTCAATGATCTCACTGCTGGAAAAAGCCGGTTGGAGACCAGAGTCAATGATCTCACTGCTGAGAAAAGCCGGTTGGAGACCAGAGTCAATGATCTCACTGCTGAGAAAAGCCGGTTGGAGACCAGAGTCAATGATCTCACTGCTGGAAAAAGCCGGTTGGAGACCAGAGTCAATGATCTCACTGCTGAGAAGAGCCAGTTACAGAGCAACTTCAATACTTTAAGACAAAAGAAACTGGAGCTGGAGACCAGAGTCAATGATCTCACTGCTGGGAAAAGCCGGTTGGAGACCAGTCTCAACAATCTAACTGCTGAGAAAAGCCAGTTACAGAGCAACTTCAATACTTTAAGTCAAAAGAAACAGGAGCTGGAGACCAGAGTCAATGATCTCACTGCTGGGAAAAGCCGGTTGGAGACCAGTCTCAACAATCTAACTGCTGAGAAAAGCCAGTTACAGAGCAACTTCAATACTTTAAGTCAAAAGAAACTGGAGCTGGAGACCAGAGTCAATGATCTCACTGCTGAGAAGAACCAGTTACAGAACAGTTTTAACTCTCTGAGTCAGAAGAAACGGGAGTTAGAAACTGAGCTAAAAAAGTTATCTGAACAAG caACTGGCTTCCTTTTCATGTCTGCTGAGGCAAAGAGCTGGTCTGACAGCAGGCAGTACTGCAGAGATCGTGGTGGTGATCTGGTCATTATCAAGAGTGAAGAGAAGCAG AGGGCCATATCTTCATTAGTCAGTGAGACAGTGTGGATTGGTTTGTCTGACAGAGAGTATGAGGGCTACATGTATTGGGTGGATGATTCACCACTGTATCGAGG GTTTTGGCTTAATGGTGAGCCAAATGATCAAGCAGGAAATGAGGACTGTATTGAACTGATCCCTTCACATCCTGTCCTGAACAACTGGAATGATTTCCCATGCTCAGGGAAGAGAAAAGGGGTTTGTGAAAAATAG
- the LOC127159829 gene encoding C-type lectin domain family 4 member G-like produces the protein MGLEDIYENAKRKDIQNKTGPQTQSHAQDEDKDQKRSGSRCLVLMTVSLWLICVLLLVFIILQHITITAERDLIKSYKNTVEEFNQTINSLQGNYTDLMIEKHQLQNNFSFSKKLELETKSEELKEEASKQGWFFMSSELKSWSDSRQYCRDRGADLVIIKSEEKQNITITAERDLIKSYKNTVEEFNQTINSLQGNYTDLMNEKHQLQNNFSSLSQKKLELETRVKDLTAEKDQLQRNVDVLNQKKLELETGVTSLSSFFMSEERSWSESRQYCKDHGADLVIIKSEKKQRNISSFTKERVWIGLSDIHQEGNMKWVDNSPLNLGFWLKGEPNGQGGNEDCIELMPSHPVLNNWNDFLCSEKRKGICEK, from the exons ATGGGTTTAGAGgatatttatgaaaatgctaAACGTAAAGATATTCAGAACAAAACTGGACCTCAAACTCAGAGTCACGCCCAGGATGAAGATAAAGATCAAAAGCGCA GTGGAAGTAGATGTTTGGTGTTGATGACAGTGAGTCTCTGGctcatttgtgttcttctgctggTCTTCATCATACTGCAGCACATCACCATCACAGCAGAGAGAGACCTGATAAAGAGTTACAAGAACACAGTTGAAGAGTTCAATCAAACCATCAACAGCTTACAGGGCAATTACACTGATCTAATGATTGAAAAACACCAACTGCAGAACAACTTCAGCTTTTCA AAGAAACTGGAGCTGGAAACCAAAAGTGAGGAACTAAAGGAAGAAGCATCTAAACAAG GTTGGTTTTTCATGTCCAGTGAGTTGAAGAGCTGGTCTGACAGCAGGCAGTACTGCAGGGATCGTGGTGCTGATCTGGTCATTATCAAGAGTGAAGAGAAGCAG AACATCACCATCACAGCAGAGAGAGACCTGATAAAGAGTTACAAGAACACAGTTGAAGAGTTCAATCAAACCATCAACAGCTTACAGGGCAATTACACTGATCTAATGAATGAAAAACATCAACTGCAGAACAACTTCAGCTCTTTGAGTCAGAAGAAACTGGAACTGGAGACCAGAGTGAAAGATCTCACTGCTGAGAAAGACCAGTTACAGAGAAATGTTGACGTTTTGAATCAGAAGAAACTGGAGCTGGAGACCGGAGTCACTTCTCTAA GTTCGTTTTTCATGTCCGAGGAGAGGAGCTGGTCTGAAAGCAGGCAGTACTGCAAGGATCATGGTGCTGATCTGGTTATTATCAAGAGTGAAAAAAAGCAG AGGAATATATCTTCATTCACCAAGGAGAGAGTGTGGATTGGTTTGTCTGACATACACCAGGAGGGCAACATGAAATGGGTGGATAATTCACCACTGAATCTAGG GTTTTGGCTTAAAGGTGAGCCAAATGGTCAAGGAGGAAATGAGGACTGTATTGAACTGATGCCTTCACATCCTGTCCTGAACAACTGGAATGATTTCCTATGCTCAGAGAAGAGAAAAGGGATTTGTGAGAAATAG